A stretch of DNA from Synechococcus sp. PROS-9-1:
CGGCTTTGGTGATGCTGCAGCCGTTCTTCCAACGCCGGGACAGCCCGTCTCAGTTTTCGAGCTCTGCCGTACAACTTCTGCGCGCGATCAAGGGTCTCCCGATTCGGACTCACCTGACACAACAACGCATCACCCTGCTGTTGCAAGTCATCGGCACCGCCCGTCTCCTCCAAGCCAGCTCTCTGGTCAGCCAAGAGGGCCTCTTCACGGGTCCTTAACTGCTTGAGCTGCTTTTGCAAATCCTGAGTGGCACGATTCAACTCCTGGCGTTGAAGAACGGTGGCGTAGTACTCACCCAAACGCAGGCTGAGGGGCTGCCCACGTTTGGAGAGGTCCGCGAACAACTCCCCTTCAGACGTCGCTGCAGACGCCCCTGCAGACGTCCCTGCAGATGCAGGCTTCCAAACGCGATAGGAATTGGGCCCATCAAAGTGCAGCTCAAACCCGTCGGTCTTAAGAGCCAGCAACCAGCACTGCCAACGCTGGTGCAACATCTTCCACTCCTGCTCGCTCAGCTCATGAACGCTTGTTGCCAATCGCGCCCTGGCAGCATGGTCATGCTCGTCAGCCAGATGTCTCGCCAGCACTGGGCTGATGCCCTGATAAGCACTGCGCATCGCCTTTTCCAGGCTTAGCGGCAACAGTTCCAAGCGCTCTCTCCAGCGCTGCTCAGGCTCATCCATCCGGGGAGCGATGCCTTGAAGGGCCGGAGGGGAGCTGTAGACATCTCCCGTGCCAATCGGCCTAACTCTCGACTGGTGCGTGCGGACCTGGCGTGCGATCGCAGTGATGCGTTGCCGGTCATCGAGCAATAACAAATTGCTGTGACGCCCCATGAGTTCGAGCACCAAGGTGCGCTGGGGAGGCTGTCCAGGTCGAGGCGCCAACTGAAACTGCACGACCCGTTCAAAGCCTTCCTGACTGAGCTCCGTCAGCGCGAGTTGGCGAAGTCCATGCTGAATCTGTTGCGCCAGCGTGCTTCCTGCACCCTGCTTCGGTGGCGCGGAGATTTCAACCAGTCTGGGAACTTCTGCTTTCCAGCTGAGTTCCAACCAAATCATTCCTCGCAGAGTGCGAAATCCGAGCTGTAGCGTCTGTGGATCGGGCTGTTGAGCTTTCTCAAACCGACTAGGTAGCAACCGGTCACGTAAATCCGCCAGCACAGCCCTCAGGCTGGTGAGATCCATCACTTGCGGACTTTGGCTGGCCATGGATTGCCTGAGAAGCAGGCTGAACAGGAAGCCTTCCTACCCTGCGATGCAGTCTCAAGCAACGCATGGCTCCTGATGGAACAATCGCCAGGCCCACGGTGCTCACCGGCCCAAGCGGCGTCGGTAAGGGCACCTTGGTCGCCCGCCTGAGAGAGCGTCATCCAGAGATATGGCTCTCCGTGTCGGCCACCACGCGTGCTCCACGCAGTGGAGAAATCGATGGAATTCACTATTTTTTTCACTCCAAAGAACGGTTCAACGAACTCGTGCAAAGCGGTGGCTTGCTGGAGTGGGCTGAATTCGCTGGAAACTGCTATGGCACACCACGACAACCCGTCAGCGAACGCGTAGCGAAGGGAATTCCCGTGCTGCTTGAAATTGAATTGGAGGGAGCCAGGCAGGTGAGGAACAGTTTGCCGGATGCAATCCAAATTTTTCTTGCACCACCAAGCGTTGAAGAGCTTGAGAAACGGATTCGCGGCCGCGGAACTGAAGCAGAAGAGGCGATCCAGCGTCGTCTCAAGCGAGCACAAGAAGAATTAGCAGCTCAAACAGAATTCGATGCTGTGATCGTCAACGACGATCTTGAAACAGCTTTAGCGGCGCTAGAAAAACAGATGAACTTGACGGTCCTCTAACTAAAAAAAGGGGCCCTAGGGCCCCTTTTTAATGATTTCATGAACTGAACGATCAGCCCATGGGGTGGAAGAGGAGATCAGGGAAAAAACGATTCCACTCGATCAAGATTCCGGCGGTGAGAGTGAACCAAATCGCGGCAACGACTGGTGCAGTAGTAAGAAATTTCTTCATCGTGAGAAAGGGAAGGACTTCGTGGTGCGAGTTCAGCGAGGGGAGATGGTCACCTTGTCATCGCTTTCAAGCAATTTGCCACTCGTGAATTCACCAAAAGCAGCGATAGGCCAAGTGGCTGATGCCAGCAGGGACTTCAAGGCAAGAGAGACATCAATTTGAATCTCTTTCATGTACTGCTCCTTGGTACCGCGAGTGCCTTTGAGGTACTCACGACCCGCCCAGCCAATGCATCCATTGATGTAGAGGAACATCAGACCTGGGAAGACGAAGTCACCGGCATGGCTCCAACGGCCATCCACGATCAAATGAGGCAAACCATCTTCACCACAAACGGCTTCGCTATACATCTCGAAACGAGCCTTAGCTTGAGGCGTGGCTGCAGCGCTTGCACGCTGCTGAAAACGGGCACTTTCGGCGCAGGGTGTCAGACCAGCCACGTCAGCCTTGGCGACGGGGGCAAAGCCGAACACCAGCAGGGCCGAGAGCGCAAGAGCGAAGAGACGACGCATCGGAATGGTTCCTGTTGAGCCTGCCCCAAAGCGGCAGGATGTCACGTACGGACAGTAGGGGAGCCCTTCCATCTTCATGCCCACAGTGCTTGCCCTCGAAACAAGTTGTGACGAGTCAGCCGCGGCGGTGCTCCGCCAGGAGGGCGAAAAGCTCACGGTGTTGTCCCACGGCATCGCCTCCCAGGTTGAGGAGCACGCGAAATGGGGCGGGGTTGTTCCTGAGATTGCCTCGCGCCGGCATGTGGAGGCGCTCCCAAACCTCGTGGAACACGCCTTACAAGAAGCTGGTCTCGTTGCTGCCGACCTCGATGCCATCGCGGCGACGGTGACACCTGGCCTGGTGGGTGCCCTCATGGTGGGCTCCATCACAGGGCGAACACTGGCCGCCCTGCATCAGAAACCTTTTCTCGCCGTTCACCATCTCGAGGCACACCTGGCTTCCGTGTTCTTGGCAGATCACCCACCACATGCGCCTTATCTCGTACTTCTCGTGAGTGGCGGGCACACCGAACTGATTCGGGTGAATCAGCTAGGAGAGATGGAACGCCTGGGACGCAGCCATGACGATGCGGCCGGCGAAGCCTTCGACAAAGTGGCTCGACTGATGGGCTTGGGCTACCCCGGCGGTCCAGCGATTCAGGCTATCGCCGTAGAGGGTGATGCCAAACGGTTTCGGTTGCCAAAAGGGCGCGTTTCCAAGCCAGGAGGAGGCTTCTACCCCTATGACTTTTCATTCAGCGGGCTGAAAACTGCGGTGCTTCGGCATGTGGAAGCTTTAAAGCGTGAGTCCGAGGATCTTCCTCTTGCTGACCTCGCTGCCAGCTTTGAACAGATCGTGGCCGATGTGTTGGTGGAGCGAAGCCTGCGCTGCTGCCTAGAGCAGGGGATTGATCATTTAGTGATGGTCGGCGGCGTTGCCGCCAACCATCGTCTGCGTTCTCAAATGCAAGCTGACGGTCTTTCACAGGGGGTGTCCGTACACATCGCCCCTTTGGCCTATTGCACGGACAACGCAGCAATGGTTGCTGTAGCGGCATTGCGTCGACTCTCTAAAAGCGTGCAACCCAGCTCTCTGGAGCTAGGAGTCGCAGCGCGATGGCCATTAGAGAAAGCATTAAGCCTTTATGGCCCAACACCCCCCTTTTAAAATTATTCTCTTAAGGTGGCGTCCCCCGAGATCCTCCTGATGGCTCCTAACAACGATCTCCAACCAAAAGCTTTGGCAGAGCCAATCGATCCCATCGAGTTGAACGCTTGGAAGCGAGGAATTACCCCTCAAGCTGAAATCTGGAATGGACGTCTTGCCATGCTCGGACTTTCCATCGGCATGGCAACACTCTTAATCGTCAGAATGTTTAACAACGCGGCCTGAATACCCTCAACTCCTACCCCTTAACGCCTGAGCCAGTTCATTTGGACGAGGACTTACGGCTATCGCCTTCTCGCCTTCGACTTGCCCAGATTCAACCAGTCGCTGCAAAGACTGATTAGCAGTCATCATTCCATCAAATTCACTTCTCTGCATGATGTCTTCGACATCATCTAGCGCGCCCTTTTTAATATAATCCTTACACGCATCAGTATTAATCATTAGGTCATGATAAGCAGCACGCTTTCCACCATTGCTTTGGATTAATCCTTGAGAAACAATCCCCATTAGCGATTCAGCTAGAGATTGTCTGACACTTTCTTGCTCTTCAGGTTTGTACATGCCAAGGACACGCTCAACGGTTTTAACCGCAGAGTTGGTATGCAAAGTTCCAAAAACAAGATGCCCAGTCTGAGCCGCTTCCATCGCGGTACTGAGCGTTTCTTTATCCCGAATTTCACCAACCAAAATCACATCAGGGTCTTCACGGAGTGCCGCTCTCAAAGCCTGGTGGAACTGGAGCGTATGACGTCCCACCTCACGTTGTCGGATTAAAGACTTCCGGCTTTGATGCACGAATTCAATGGGATCCTCAATCGTGAGGATATGCCTGCTCTGGTTATTATTAATCCAATCAATCATGGCTGCCAGCGTGGTGCTTTTACCTGAGCCGGTAGGGCCAGTTATCAGCAGCAATCCTTTGGGATAAGCACAAAGGTCTTGAAGAACAGGCGGCAGCTTTAGATCATCCAGTGACAGGATCTTTTGAGGAATGAGCCTCAACACCATCGCCGCACCCTGAAGAGCATCAAACAAATTGATGCGTACCCTCACGAACGAGAAGGCATGAGCCCCGTCGAACTCTTTGCACTGTCTGAACTGGTCGATCTGCTGGGGAGTGAGTAATTCTCCAAGCCAGTCCTGAAACTCCCTGGGTTCAGTGGGAGGCCAATCGGAGCGAATAATCTCGCCACGGGCACGAAATCGTGGACTCTCCCCGATCCCAAGATGGACGTCGGAATGCCCCTGTTCATGAGCGAAACGAACGATCTGCTCTAAGGACGGGGGTGACGAAGCCGATGAATCTGGGACTGGAGATGCTGTGAACGTTGGCCGCGCTGGGATACCAGGAGGGAAAACGGGCTGACTCATGCTGATGTTGTCCGCTACATGCAGCTTCGCGGTGCTGCGTGATCTGGCAAGTTGATGCCAAGACTTCCCGGAGGGAGCGCCCGTAGGATTGGCCCACAATCCTGATGGTTATGGCTCGCCTGCCACGCGTGACAATCGTCTTGGGCACGAGGCCTGAAGCCATCAAATTGGCGCCTGTGATCCAAGAATTCCGGGCCTGCAAAACCCTGGAAACCCGAGTCGTGCTGACAGGTCAGCACAGGGAGATGGTGTCTCAAGTCATGGAATTGTTTGGCCTTAGCGCCGATCTGGATCTCAATCTGATGACACCTCGGCAAACCCTCACGCACGTGACCTGTGCGGCGCTGCAGGGCTTGCGTGATGACTTTCAAGCTTTTCCTCCAAAGCTCGTGCTGGTTCAAGGAGACACAACCACGGCCTTCGCTGCAGCTCTCGCCGCCTTCTACGAACAAATTCCTGTTGGTCACGTCGAGGCCGGACTGCGTACGGACAATCTTCTCGATCCTTTTCCAGAAGAGGCCAACCGTCGCTTGATCTCGCAAATTGCACATCTTCACTTTGCTCCTACCAAGCAATCAGAAGCCAACCTCCAGGCCTCTGGGGTTGTTGGGCGCGTGCTGCTGACCGGAAACACCGTGATCGATGCCCTGCTACGGATGTCAGAACGCGCTCCTGCTTTGAGCGATCTAGGCATCGATTGGGACGCGCAAAGAGTGATTTTGGCAACCGTTCACCGTCGTGAAAATTGGGGTGACCGCCTCAAGAACATTGCGGACGGAATGCTGCGAGTACTCGACAGCCATCCTGACACCGTGTTGCTGTTGCCCTTGCATCGCAACCCAACTGTGCGCGAACCCCTCCAGGCACAACTAGGGGAGCATCCACGCGTGGTGCTGACCGAGCCACTGGATTACGACCGCTTGGTAGCAGCCATGAAGGGCTGCACTCTTTTACTCACAGACTCCGGTGGGTTGCAGGAAGAAGCACCAGCTCTAGGGAAACCGGTTCTTGTGCTGCGTGAAACGACTGAACGACCCGAAGCCGTTGAAGCCGGCACAGCCCAATTGGTGGGGACTGATCCAACAGCGATTCACCGTGAAGCATCCCTGTTGTTAGAAGACAGCGAGGCCTACAACGCCATGGCAAAAGCCGTGAATCCTTTTGGCGATGGCCAAGCAAGTGGAAGGATTCTCGAGGCGTCCCTTGAACTCTTGGCAAGCTGAAGCAGCACTCAGCTCTTGCGGGGCTTACCGCTGGTTGTTACATCGGCCCATTCCATCCAGTGCTCACAGCTCGGAACGGAGACGGGTGCTGCTGTTTGTTGGACTGAATCCCTCACGAGCCGATGGACTTCGAGACGACCCCACCCTGAGACGGCTTCAAGGGTTTTCTCACCAATGGGGATATCACCATCTTGTAGTCCTCAATCTGTTCGCCCGAATCTCCCCGTCTCCCTCCCTGCTGTGCCGATGCGCAGAGCCAATCGGCACTGAAAATGATCTGATCTTGCGCAGCTGGTTCCAACAGTGGGCTCAACAGCCCACATGGGATCTCTGGCTGGGATGGGGGGTCGGCGGAGGATTCAGGCAACGGGATGAGGCGGTCTTAAACATGTTGAACAACGTCAGCGATCAACGAGGAGGCCTTCCACCTCCCTTTGTGACTGGCTTGACCAAAGCGGGCTATCCCCGCCACCCCCTCTACCTTCCAAGTGATGTCACGAGAGTTGCCTGGGCAGTACGGTTCCTAGATGAACCGCACTCCGCGCCGGTATCGGATCTCCCTTCACCTGTCTGGCGGGCAGAGCGAAGTGGTGCATTTCACGTCACTTGAGCAATTCCAGGATTGGTACCAAGGCCTGGTCAATGCCAGTGCTGAAGGGGCTTTTGTCAATGTCCCCCTCAGTGACCTAGACGGTGAGTTTCTTGTCGTGCGTCCGGATGCCGTCATCGGAATGCGAGTTGAACCGCAATACGCCTTGATCGATGACGCCTGAGCGTTTAGGGCTGCTTTGGGGCATCACTGTCTTTGCGGGTGCAGGGGCGCGACTGCTTGCAGCTTTATCCAATCTTCCTGGCGTGGTTTTGCTGCTGCTTTCAGGGTTGCTGATCGGGCGCTCTGGCCTAGGGCTCGTGGAACCTCTCGATCTTGGACAAGGGCTGCAAACCATCGTTGGTCTGTTGGTGAGCTTGGTGTTGTTTGACGGAGGTCTCAACCTTCGTCTACCAGGAGACACGATCAAAGCCACCGTGCTGCGCATCTCAGTCCTGAGAATCTTCATTTCTTTCGGTGCGGGAATCCTCGCGGCGCACTGGCTTGCAGGCCTTGGATGGTCCTTAGCTGCAGTCTTTAGCGCCATCGTGCTGGCTACTGGCCCCACCGTGGTTACCCCGATCGTGAAACAAATCCGCCTAGCGCATCCCCTTGGAGATGTGCTCGAAGCGGAAGGACTGGTGCTTGAGCCCATCGGTGCTGTTTTGGCATTGCTGCTTCTGGAACTAGCGCTGGGCGACCTACACGGCTGGCGTGAATTAGCGCAGGGCCTTCTTGCACGCCTCGGAGGGGGAGTGCTCATTGGTGTCACGGTTGGCTGGCTGTTGTCAGAGGGCTTACAACGCCTGAAGTCTTCGCAATCCGTCGGATTGCGCTTACAGCTCACGCTTGGGGCGCTGTTCCTGATGTTTGGGATAGCCGAATGGCTCCTCCCTGAATCAGGGCTACCGGCATCCGTTGCAGCGGGAGTCGTGGTCGGTAGGCGCTCAACCGAAGAAGCCGGTCAGCTCGATGAGCTGATCCGAGAATTGGCTTCACTCGCCATCACCATGCTGTTTCCTCTTTTGGCAGCAGACGTGTCATGGGCTGAGCTCAGCCCTCTCGGATGGGGTGGTGTGAGCTGTATTTTGCTGCTCATGTTTGTGGTGCGTCCAGTCGCCGTGAGTGTGGCCACAGTCGGGTTGCCCTTGGTTTGGCGTCAAAAGTTGTTTATTGCCTGGCTGGCCCCACGGGGAATCGTGACAGCAGCCGTGGCCTCATTGTTCGCCATCCGCCTTGAGCAAGCCGGAATTTTGGGTGCGGGGCGGCTGCAAGGGTTGGTCTTCCTCACAATTTTGATGACAGTTGGAATCCAAGGCTTAACGGCACAACCCTTGGCGCGCGTTCTTGGCCTGATTGCTGAGAGTCCAGAAGACTCTGAATCCACGGCTGCTGCCTCATCAGAAGCAGCGACGCAAGCGCTTCCGATCGTTCCCGAGTCTGGCCAGTAACGCCCATGTGGTGATGAGGTCTGGCCCCTGAAGTCGACCAAGCAAGGCGGCCCTCAGACTCTTCATCAAGACCCCCTTCTTCACATCAGCGGCGGCGGCGGCCTCTTTGAGCAAGGTTTGGGCGCGCTCAACATCAAGGCCATCCCATGCATTCAACTCAAGAGCGGAAAGAAGTGCCTGAAGCGCAGGACGAGCCCCTGCTTGCTCTAGTTGCTTCAGTCCATCCTCTTCTAAGGGAGGTTCTTCAAAAAAGGGCCTTGCTTGCGTCACTCCGTCTTCGATCAAGGTGAGCGAAGGTCCAAGCAAAATGGCTAAGTCGTTGGCCCAAAGAGGGTCGTTGGCAACCCAGCCTTGTTGCTGCCAGCGCGGTTCAAGTGCTGCGAGAAGTTCGGCAGGCGACCAGCCATGCAAAACCTGGGCATTAAGCCAGTTGAGCTTGTCCCAATCGAATTTGGCACCTGCTTTATTCACCCGATCAAAATTAAAAACTTCTGCGGCGTCTGGGAGCGTGAACCGTTCCTCCATTCCCTCTGGGACCGACCAACCGAGCAGGGTCATGTAATTGGCTAAGGCCTCTGCGGTGTAACCCATCGCCTGAAAATCACCAATGGAGGTCACGCCATCACGCTTCGAGAGCTTGCGACCCTCTGGATTGAGGATCAAAGGCGTATGAGCAAAACGTGGGCAGTTCAACTCCAGAGCCTGATAAAGCAACAGCTGTTTGGCCGTATTGGCGATGTGATCCTCACCTCGAATCACGTGGCTGATGGCCATAGCGGCGTCATCAACCACCACAACGAGGTTGTAGAGGGGGTCACCAACCGTGTTCGCAGGAGCACGTCTTGCGATCACCATGTCCCCACCAAGATCGGCGCCGCGCCATTGCATCGAACCGCGCACCATATCGATCCAAGCGATAGTGGCTTCGTCATCAATCCGAAAACGGATCACCGCCTCTCGCCCTTCAGCCCGATAGGCCTCCTCCTGTTCACCACTGAGTTGGCGATGACGGTTGTCATAACGGGGAGGCTTACCTGAAGCCCTCTGGGCTTCACGCATGGCATCCAATTCCTGCTCGCTGGCATAACAGCGATAGGCAAGACCTTGAGCAAGCAATTGGCTGATGGCCTGGCGATGGGCTTCAATCCGCTCGCTTTGAATGACCGGTTCCTCATCCCAGTCCAGGCCAAGCCAGCGCAAGCCATCAAGAATATTTTGAGTGAACTCTGGCTTGGAGCGCTCTTTATCCGTGTCTTCAATTCTCAGCAAAAATTTGCCGTTTTGGTGACGGGCAAACAACCAATTAAAAACAGCTGTACGAGCCGTTCCGATATGAAGCGTGCCGGTGGGGCTTGGGGCCAGACGAACTCGAACCGTCACTAAGCCGGAAAAATGAAAACGGGACCGACGGGATTCGAACCCGCAACTTCCGCCGTGACAGGGCGGTGCTCTAACCGATTGAACTACGGTCCCAGGTTGAACTCAATTGAGGGAGCTTTACCCACAAAGAGTGACCTTTGCCGCTCACGCGGACTTGGTCAGTATCAACTGCCGCCCTGCCCTCCGTCAACACTCCCGCAGAGACACCAATGTTTCCTGAGCTTTTCAGCTGTGATCTTGAGGCTCACTGGGTCTGATCAAAACGGCGCGAGCTTCATTGACGCCATCGAATGGCAATTTCAATCGATCGGGGCATGAAGCTCTGAAAAGGCGATGGTTAGGACGATGGGAGATCAAATTCATCCACAGACATCGCGCACAAGTTGACAAAAAAGCCTCCCCGACTGGGGAGGCTGAAGGACCAAAGTAGGCCCGCAACATTGGGCTTAGGGACTACTAAATCCAGCTGGTTCGATCAAACGCACTTGATTACCTCGAGCCGTGAATTCACGGCCTTGGTCGCTTTGGACAACGACTCGTCCACCGGACTTAACGCGAATCACTCGTGCACGAACCCAGCCGAGAGCGGCTGATTCGAGCACTTTGACCACATCACCAGGTTGAAGATCTAACTCCATGCTCGAAATCAGGAAAACTACAAGTAAGGGGTCATCGGACGCGCCGTGGAGGACTTGAACCCCCGACATCAGGTTTTGGAGACCTGCGTTCTACCAACTGAACTAACGGCGCAAGGCGATGAACCCCTTAGCCATCGAAAAACGATGGCATTAATTCGTTGAAGCGAAAGCCTCAGCGATCGAAGCGCTGCTTCACGCGAGTGGCCTTGCCCACCCGGTCCCGCAGATAAAAAAGCTTCGCACGCCTAACTTTACCGCGACGCTCAATTTTGACCGAAGCCACTTGGGGGCTGTGGAGCATAAAAACCCGCTCAACTCCAATCCCTTGGAAGATGCGCCGCACCGTGATGGTTTGGTTGAGACTTCCATGGCGCTTGGCGATTACGACGCCCTCGTAGGGCTGGATACGCTCTTTATTGCCCTCGCTGATGCGAACACCAACACGCACGGTGTCGCCAACGTAAATCTCAGGAAGATCACTCTTCAATTGAGCGTCTTCGAATTCTCGAATCAGTGCATAAGCACTCATCTTCTTCGAATCTTTGGAGATTGATTTTTCAGCAACAGCAGTTGCACCGCTGGTCTCCTCAGTGGCTTCGTCCACAGACGTCTCTATCGGGTCCACCGCCATCCCAGCTCCTGGTAACACGCCAAACAACTAGCTTAACCCCCAGCCTCCTTCCGAGACGCAATCCACTGCCTTCGAAAGCTTTGCAAGAGGAGCCAGGCACCAGTCGCAAGCATCCACAACAGGCCTACCGCGTTGAGAAGGACCACGACGGGCTCGAGGGCAGGCCCAAGCCACTCACCCTCGTGGATGGTCATCAACCAATGAACCTGCTCACGACTTAATCCCCCCCAGTCCTTAGCCAACCGATAGGTCACGCCGGTACTAACCGTGACCAGCAAAGGGAGCACAACAAGAGGCGCCATCCAGCGATGCCATTGGCGAACGCGAACCAATAAGCGGGCCACCGTCGATCCCTCCATTGCAATTGATAGCGTGACAGGAAGACTGTCTGTAGAGCTTCCGCTGATGCGGTCTGCTTTAACGGCCTGAAACAAGAATCGCCGAAACACGATGAATTTGTTCGCTGACCTCCTGGCCTCCACAAAGGGCTCCACTGTCACCGCCACCGGCCCACGCATCCAGCAGCGACGTGGCGTAGAAATCAAATCAGCTCGCGAGCTGAAAATCATGGCGAAAGCCAGTTCCATCGTCGCCACCGTTCTGCGCGAAATCATGGAGCTGGTGGAGCCTGGCCAAACCACAGGTGACCTTGATGCCCATGCTGAGCGACGCATCCGAGAGATGGGCGCAACCCCAAGTTTCATGGGTTACCACGGCTTCCCAGCGAGCATCTGCGCCAGCATCAACAACGAGGTGGTGCACGGCATCCCCAGCAACAAACGGGTTATCCACGCTGGCGATCTACTCAAAGTGGATACAGGGGCCTATTTCGACGGTTATCACGGAGACAGCTCCATCACCGTCTGCGTCGGTGACGTCTCTGAAGAAGCACGCAAGCTCAGTCGGGTCGCCCAGGAGTCACTCATGGCTGGACTCTCCCAGATCCGTGCCGGGAACACGCTTCTCGACATCGCTGGAGCAGTCGAAGATCACGTCAAAGCCAACCAATTCAGTGTGGTGGAGGATTACACCGGCCATGGAGTTGGACGGAATCTCCACGAAGAGCCATCGGTGTTTAATTTCCGCACGAACGATCTTCCTAACGTCAAATTGCGTCCAGGCATGACGCTTGCCGTTGAGCCCATCCTCAACGCAGGAAGCAATGCTTGTCGCACCCTTAAAGACCGATGGACCGTCGTCACCAAGGACGGCAGTCTTTCCGCTCAGTGGGAACACACCATCGTCGTGACGTCAGATGGTTGCGAAATCCTCACCGATCGGGGGGATTGATCCTCAAGGCGCGGCAATAAACCCTTCGAACCAGTTCGACGAAGGGCATTAGAAGGTAGGTGAGTGGATTGGGGGTGACGATGATCAAGTTCAGCCCAAGGTTTGCTTGCCGAATCACCTGTCTGGCGACAAATCCAGACGTCAACAATCCAATCGGGTTGAGGTTGGAGCGAAATGGTCCAAGGATGAGTTTGCGTAACCTCAATGCCTGACGCTGCCTGGCGCTGCGGTTGTTCCAACGCAAGCTGACCAACTCACCGATCAATCGCTTGCTCAACTCATAGCCAGGGCTCAAGGCCGGTTGGATCTCAGCCTCTGACGTGTTGACCCAGAGCTCTCGTGGCTGATCGCGGTTTTGGTCTTGATCAGCAATGGTCTCGAATTGCTGCATCAAACGCCAATGGCTGAATGCGTTCACCTCAAGGGTTTTGGAGAGAGTCTCAGGACACTGATCACCACCGGGGTTGATGCCGTGGTTCAAAACCAGCACATCAACGCTTTTAAGAACGGGCTCCAGCTGACGCTCGTCTCCGCAAGACCAACGAACCCACTCTTGCGCCTCATCAATCGACGCTTGGGCTTTTGGAGGAGGACTGTGGCTCAGAGCAATCACCCAGGCACCCTCTGCGATCAGAGCCTTAGTCAAAGCCCGTCCCAGCGCCCCGCTCGCTCCAGTGATTCCCACCGTTCGGCCGGCCCAACGTCCAGACAGGGGTAGAGCGGAAGAGGGAGATGCCTGATTGGCCATGAAAGGGATTTTGGATCGGGGGAAGCAACCTGGCCGCAACCATTCAGCACTTCACCGCCTCAACGATGACAGCACAACGGGGCTTGGCCTCTAAATTGCTGAACACGCCGGGACCTCCTGCATGGGCAACACACTGCTGATCGGATCCTGTGAGCCGTTCAGCGGCAAATCCGCTCTCGTACTCGGATTAGCTCGCCATCTCTTGTCTGAAGGCCGGACTGTTCGCTTTGGCAAACCACTGGCCACGAGTCTTGAGTGGACCGCCAAAGGTTCTCCTCTGCCGGACCCGCTGATTGATGACGACGTGCGTTTCGTTGGCTCAACCCTTGGGCTCGACGAGACCCGCTTAATTCCTTCTCTTCATCTGCTCTCTCCAGAGACAGCCGATACCCGCTTGCGGCAGGGGAATTTGGATGCGGGAACGGGGCTCGAGATGTTGCTGAAGGATCTTCAAAACGATCAAGACAGCTTCACCATGCTCGAAGCGGCGGGCAGCCTGCACGAAGGTCTGATTTATGGCCTCAGCCTCGTCCAACTCGCTGAGGGACTCGATGCTCCTGTGATCCTTGTGCATCTTTGGCAAGACAGCCGCAGTGTTGATGCCCTACTCGCAGCGCAGCATCAGCTCGGCGAGCGACTAGCCGGTGTTGTTTTGAATGCTGTGACACCCGATGAAGTCGAGGAGTTGAACCAACACGTTGTTCCGGCGCTACAGGCACTGGGATTGAAGGTTTTCGGAGTAATGCCCCGATCTCCACTTCTGCGCAGCGTCACTGTTGGAGAGCTGGTGAGACGTCTTGATGCCCGAGTGATTTGTTGCAAAGAACGCCTCG
This window harbors:
- the gltX gene encoding glutamate--tRNA ligase, whose amino-acid sequence is MTVRVRLAPSPTGTLHIGTARTAVFNWLFARHQNGKFLLRIEDTDKERSKPEFTQNILDGLRWLGLDWDEEPVIQSERIEAHRQAISQLLAQGLAYRCYASEQELDAMREAQRASGKPPRYDNRHRQLSGEQEEAYRAEGREAVIRFRIDDEATIAWIDMVRGSMQWRGADLGGDMVIARRAPANTVGDPLYNLVVVVDDAAMAISHVIRGEDHIANTAKQLLLYQALELNCPRFAHTPLILNPEGRKLSKRDGVTSIGDFQAMGYTAEALANYMTLLGWSVPEGMEERFTLPDAAEVFNFDRVNKAGAKFDWDKLNWLNAQVLHGWSPAELLAALEPRWQQQGWVANDPLWANDLAILLGPSLTLIEDGVTQARPFFEEPPLEEDGLKQLEQAGARPALQALLSALELNAWDGLDVERAQTLLKEAAAAADVKKGVLMKSLRAALLGRLQGPDLITTWALLARLGNDRKRLRRCF
- a CDS encoding DUF1643 domain-containing protein; its protein translation is MNSWQAEAALSSCGAYRWLLHRPIPSSAHSSERRRVLLFVGLNPSRADGLRDDPTLRRLQGFSHQWGYHHLVVLNLFARISPSPSLLCRCAEPIGTENDLILRSWFQQWAQQPTWDLWLGWGVGGGFRQRDEAVLNMLNNVSDQRGGLPPPFVTGLTKAGYPRHPLYLPSDVTRVAWAVRFLDEPHSAPVSDLPSPVWRAERSGAFHVT
- the wecB gene encoding non-hydrolyzing UDP-N-acetylglucosamine 2-epimerase; this translates as MARLPRVTIVLGTRPEAIKLAPVIQEFRACKTLETRVVLTGQHREMVSQVMELFGLSADLDLNLMTPRQTLTHVTCAALQGLRDDFQAFPPKLVLVQGDTTTAFAAALAAFYEQIPVGHVEAGLRTDNLLDPFPEEANRRLISQIAHLHFAPTKQSEANLQASGVVGRVLLTGNTVIDALLRMSERAPALSDLGIDWDAQRVILATVHRRENWGDRLKNIADGMLRVLDSHPDTVLLLPLHRNPTVREPLQAQLGEHPRVVLTEPLDYDRLVAAMKGCTLLLTDSGGLQEEAPALGKPVLVLRETTERPEAVEAGTAQLVGTDPTAIHREASLLLEDSEAYNAMAKAVNPFGDGQASGRILEASLELLAS
- a CDS encoding PepSY domain-containing protein, encoding MEGSTVARLLVRVRQWHRWMAPLVVLPLLVTVSTGVTYRLAKDWGGLSREQVHWLMTIHEGEWLGPALEPVVVLLNAVGLLWMLATGAWLLLQSFRRQWIASRKEAGG
- the rplS gene encoding 50S ribosomal protein L19, whose protein sequence is MAVDPIETSVDEATEETSGATAVAEKSISKDSKKMSAYALIREFEDAQLKSDLPEIYVGDTVRVGVRISEGNKERIQPYEGVVIAKRHGSLNQTITVRRIFQGIGVERVFMLHSPQVASVKIERRGKVRRAKLFYLRDRVGKATRVKQRFDR
- a CDS encoding sodium:proton antiporter, translating into MTPERLGLLWGITVFAGAGARLLAALSNLPGVVLLLLSGLLIGRSGLGLVEPLDLGQGLQTIVGLLVSLVLFDGGLNLRLPGDTIKATVLRISVLRIFISFGAGILAAHWLAGLGWSLAAVFSAIVLATGPTVVTPIVKQIRLAHPLGDVLEAEGLVLEPIGAVLALLLLELALGDLHGWRELAQGLLARLGGGVLIGVTVGWLLSEGLQRLKSSQSVGLRLQLTLGALFLMFGIAEWLLPESGLPASVAAGVVVGRRSTEEAGQLDELIRELASLAITMLFPLLAADVSWAELSPLGWGGVSCILLLMFVVRPVAVSVATVGLPLVWRQKLFIAWLAPRGIVTAAVASLFAIRLEQAGILGAGRLQGLVFLTILMTVGIQGLTAQPLARVLGLIAESPEDSESTAAASSEAATQALPIVPESGQ